One region of Niallia sp. Man26 genomic DNA includes:
- a CDS encoding ornithine cyclodeaminase family protein, which yields MLILSQKQIRAIYPMEDCLEDVRKAFLYDAQGETITPVRTAVEHEKAGGTSLIMPSYLKPLDYAAVKVITIFPNNEQGNPALKSVILLTETQTGKQTALMDASFLTVLRTGAASGVATDHLARKNARSAAILGCGAQALGQVQAVMAVRNLEQLVLYNRTTEKAVEFAEVISSLYPDWNGEIKIAKTGNDAVKEADIIVCSTKSTEPLFDGSHIRPGTHINAIGAFKPQMREVDLVTLKRCSKIVVDTIEGARDEAGDLLIPEKAGQWSFDMLYGELGELVAGRKAGRTSEDEITLYKSVGVAYLDTAVAAAVFMKAVENGVGYEVAL from the coding sequence ATGCTGATATTATCACAGAAGCAGATTCGCGCCATTTATCCTATGGAAGATTGTTTAGAAGATGTGCGCAAAGCCTTTTTATATGATGCACAAGGAGAGACAATTACTCCTGTCAGGACAGCAGTGGAGCATGAAAAGGCAGGTGGAACTTCCCTTATAATGCCTTCATATTTAAAGCCGCTCGACTATGCAGCGGTTAAGGTTATCACAATTTTTCCGAATAACGAACAAGGCAATCCTGCCTTAAAAAGCGTCATTTTGTTAACTGAAACACAAACCGGCAAGCAAACAGCCCTTATGGATGCCAGTTTCTTAACTGTATTACGAACAGGTGCGGCAAGTGGTGTCGCAACAGACCATCTCGCAAGGAAGAATGCTAGGAGTGCTGCCATACTGGGTTGCGGAGCTCAAGCTCTCGGACAAGTACAAGCTGTGATGGCAGTTCGTAATCTAGAACAGCTGGTTTTGTATAACCGGACGACGGAAAAAGCAGTCGAGTTTGCTGAAGTAATCTCCTCCCTCTATCCAGACTGGAATGGTGAGATAAAGATTGCAAAAACAGGCAATGATGCGGTGAAAGAAGCAGACATTATTGTCTGTAGCACTAAATCGACTGAGCCGCTTTTTGATGGCAGCCATATACGGCCTGGCACACATATTAATGCAATCGGCGCCTTTAAGCCGCAGATGAGGGAAGTTGATTTAGTGACATTAAAACGCTGCAGCAAGATTGTTGTCGATACAATCGAAGGTGCTCGTGATGAAGCAGGAGACTTACTCATACCAGAAAAAGCAGGGCAGTGGAGCTTTGACATGCTTTACGGGGAATTAGGAGAGCTTGTAGCTGGCAGAAAGGCCGGCCGTACTTCGGAGGATGAAATCACTCTATATAAATCTGTCGGTGTTGCTTATTTAGATACTGCCGTTGCAGCTGCAGTCTTTATGAAGGCAGTTGAAAATGGGGTGGGTTACGAAGTTGCATTATAA
- a CDS encoding XRE family transcriptional regulator yields the protein MEQNIGRLIYELRRGKKQTLKQIAEKTGLSISFISQVERSKSSITIESLTKIAEALNVSPSYFFTDKNKEKKFVHRSVKDAVTIQASQFIYESITGDVNNPVFEPMIVTLLPRNQKVTTFTHSGQEFLYVLEGILTVLYEEDEYELHPGDSFHVESTNPHNWYNRTDKLVKILYVRSSVT from the coding sequence ATGGAGCAAAACATCGGCAGATTAATTTATGAGCTTCGGCGCGGCAAAAAACAAACATTGAAACAGATTGCAGAAAAAACTGGCTTATCTATCAGTTTTATATCTCAGGTGGAACGATCTAAGTCTTCCATTACGATTGAGTCGCTCACAAAAATTGCTGAAGCTCTTAATGTCAGCCCAAGCTATTTTTTCACAGATAAAAACAAAGAGAAAAAATTTGTTCATCGCAGTGTTAAAGATGCGGTAACCATTCAAGCGTCCCAATTCATTTATGAAAGCATCACAGGTGATGTAAACAACCCTGTGTTTGAACCGATGATTGTCACATTGTTGCCGCGCAATCAAAAAGTAACAACATTCACTCATTCAGGACAGGAGTTTCTGTATGTACTAGAAGGAATACTTACGGTCCTCTATGAGGAGGATGAATACGAGCTTCATCCTGGAGACAGCTTTCATGTAGAATCTACCAATCCTCATAACTGGTATAACAGAACGGATAAATTAGTTAAAATACTATATGTGCGCTCAAGCGTAACTTAA
- a CDS encoding DUF3231 family protein, with translation MSKKDSHLLSSAEVSQLWGSYMGESSQVCMFSYFLKIAEDKQTKDIVEFAYHTSVRQLDEIKKIFKSEGRAIPHGFHVEEDISPTAKKVYTDDFILEYIHQFARMGLRAHGINLSVVQRQDCMDYYKKCLTDAMKLYEMLVELLTLKGKYQSLPEVPPAKEVDYIQRQSFLSGFLGDKRPLTAPEITNLYANFHRNALGAGLMIGFLPSTRSEEVKKYLIRGKEIAEKHCEIFQAYLKDNDLYASLHWDKEVIPQDLKVFSEKLMMFIASALTSAGIGFYGLGLGTSYRRDLGVSYNRLLGEIELYAEDGTNIMIDKGWLESPPKMRV, from the coding sequence GTGTCAAAAAAAGACTCACATCTATTATCTTCAGCAGAAGTGTCCCAGCTATGGGGATCTTATATGGGAGAAAGCTCTCAAGTATGCATGTTCAGTTATTTTTTGAAAATTGCCGAAGATAAGCAAACAAAGGATATTGTGGAGTTTGCTTATCACACATCGGTTCGCCAGCTGGATGAAATAAAAAAGATCTTTAAGTCTGAGGGTAGGGCAATACCTCATGGTTTTCATGTAGAAGAGGATATATCTCCAACAGCAAAAAAGGTGTATACAGACGATTTTATACTGGAGTATATTCACCAGTTTGCCAGAATGGGTTTACGGGCGCATGGGATAAATTTATCTGTTGTTCAAAGACAAGATTGTATGGACTATTATAAGAAGTGTCTAACAGATGCTATGAAGCTTTATGAAATGCTGGTGGAACTTCTTACACTTAAAGGAAAATACCAGAGCTTACCGGAGGTTCCGCCAGCAAAGGAAGTCGATTATATCCAGCGCCAGAGCTTTCTGTCTGGATTCCTAGGAGATAAGAGACCGCTCACTGCTCCAGAGATTACAAATTTATATGCCAATTTCCACCGAAATGCTTTAGGTGCTGGATTAATGATTGGCTTCCTTCCATCAACACGTTCAGAGGAAGTAAAAAAATATTTAATTCGCGGAAAAGAAATTGCTGAGAAGCATTGCGAGATTTTCCAAGCATATTTGAAAGATAATGATTTGTACGCTAGCCTTCATTGGGATAAAGAGGTCATACCACAGGATTTGAAAGTATTCTCTGAAAAGCTGATGATGTTCATTGCAAGCGCACTTACATCAGCAGGCATAGGCTTTTACGGATTAGGGTTAGGCACAAGCTATCGTCGGGATTTAGGCGTCTCTTATAACCGTCTGTTAGGAGAAATTGAACTGTATGCAGAGGACGGAACTAATATTATGATTGATAAAGGCTGGCTGGAGTCACCACCGAAAATGAGAGTTTAG
- a CDS encoding SRPBCC domain-containing protein: MVTEVTVKLQINKPVENVFAAIVEREKIGNFWFSSSSENWAQGHTVILKYNEYKAEAAIRLLEILNNEKIVFAWGAEREETIVTIKLREHEQTNTIMEVRESGFKPEDPLLVEKLLGQKEGWVYTLTCLKGYLEHNICDLRAALVFD, translated from the coding sequence TTGGTAACAGAAGTAACTGTTAAACTGCAAATAAACAAGCCTGTTGAAAATGTATTCGCAGCGATTGTAGAGCGAGAAAAAATCGGCAATTTTTGGTTTTCATCCAGTTCAGAAAATTGGGCGCAAGGTCATACTGTCATCCTTAAATATAACGAGTATAAGGCAGAAGCAGCAATTCGTCTGCTGGAAATTCTGAATAACGAAAAAATTGTGTTTGCTTGGGGCGCTGAACGGGAGGAAACAATCGTTACCATTAAATTAAGGGAGCACGAACAAACAAATACAATAATGGAAGTGCGGGAATCGGGCTTCAAGCCCGAAGATCCCCTGCTTGTTGAAAAACTGCTCGGCCAAAAGGAAGGCTGGGTTTACACCCTTACCTGCTTAAAAGGTTACTTAGAACATAACATCTGTGATTTGAGGGCGGCGCTAGTGTTTGATTAA
- a CDS encoding GNAT family protein: MYAEDNIIIRPLIEADLYPLWEQAYKEEAPEWKNWDAPYYEHKAVPWAEFMKRKNEIIGQGDYWGIEVDGKLIGTVSYYWEHKPSNWLEMGIVIFNPQYWSGGYGTKVLKLWTSHLFQTLPLVRVGFTTWSGNHRMMKVGEKLGMQLEARLRKCRYYNGVYYDSIRMGILREEWETSAI, encoded by the coding sequence ATGTATGCAGAAGATAACATCATCATTAGACCGTTGATAGAGGCTGATCTTTATCCGCTTTGGGAACAGGCATATAAAGAAGAGGCACCTGAATGGAAAAACTGGGATGCGCCTTATTATGAACATAAGGCTGTTCCGTGGGCCGAATTTATGAAGCGCAAGAATGAAATAATCGGTCAAGGCGATTATTGGGGGATTGAGGTAGACGGAAAGCTTATTGGTACGGTTAGCTACTACTGGGAGCATAAACCTTCCAATTGGTTGGAAATGGGTATCGTTATTTTCAATCCTCAGTATTGGAGCGGAGGATACGGAACAAAAGTACTAAAGCTGTGGACAAGTCATTTGTTTCAAACACTCCCGCTAGTAAGAGTTGGCTTTACAACATGGTCTGGCAATCATCGCATGATGAAGGTAGGAGAAAAGCTCGGGATGCAGCTAGAAGCACGGCTTAGGAAATGCCGTTATTATAATGGTGTTTATTATGATTCCATCCGCATGGGAATATTGCGGGAGGAATGGGAAACGAGCGCGATTTAG
- the abc-f gene encoding ribosomal protection-like ABC-F family protein gives MKELLKLHHISYEIKDHLVFEEVTASVQQGDIIGIIGNNGAGKSTLLHLLNEDITPSNGELQWLVPLTSWLVVQESATHLSADKSVAEVKLLEKWQVPDSPYEYLSGGEKLKARLAEGFAQDADMLLLDEPTNHLDDKGLQMLQKQVKEYKGTIVLVSHDRYFLDEVATKIWAIEGKKLVEHKGNYTAYMEARKQKRLVQQREYEKQQKLTERIEGQIKELNSWSKKAHAESTKKEGVKEYYRVKAKRMDAQVKSKQKRLEKELEKNKVEPVEGEHSVYFSLQSNSKVGKRFLEVKGLAKAYGKRTLFKDVHFTIKHGERVALTGPNGSGKTTLLKMIVGSEQGIGEIWVSPTAKIGYLSQEVFDLPLEQTPSQLFHRETFAERGNVQTLMKQLGFIASQWREPIGSMSMGERVKCKLMAYILEDKDVLLLDEPTNHLDLASREQLEETLAQYNGTLIVVSHDRYFLEKTTTSSLLITNNGVRKQWQSPAAARDDVEELRLKLETERQEILGRLSFMMPHDKEYSKLDAEFNELTKKLKELS, from the coding sequence ATGAAAGAATTATTGAAATTGCATCATATTAGTTATGAAATCAAGGACCATCTTGTATTCGAAGAAGTGACAGCATCGGTGCAGCAAGGGGATATAATCGGCATTATCGGTAATAATGGTGCTGGCAAATCGACACTTTTGCATCTGTTGAATGAAGACATAACTCCTTCTAACGGTGAGCTCCAATGGCTTGTTCCCTTAACTTCTTGGCTTGTTGTTCAGGAATCAGCGACGCATCTGTCTGCAGATAAATCAGTCGCTGAAGTAAAGCTATTAGAAAAATGGCAAGTGCCTGACTCTCCATATGAATACTTAAGCGGTGGCGAAAAACTAAAGGCCAGACTTGCTGAAGGATTCGCACAAGATGCTGATATGTTATTGCTGGATGAGCCGACAAATCATCTTGATGACAAGGGTCTACAGATGCTTCAAAAGCAGGTAAAGGAATATAAAGGCACCATTGTGTTAGTGTCACATGACCGCTATTTTCTTGATGAAGTGGCCACAAAAATTTGGGCTATTGAAGGCAAGAAGCTTGTGGAGCATAAGGGGAACTATACTGCTTATATGGAGGCTCGCAAACAAAAAAGACTTGTGCAGCAGAGGGAATATGAAAAACAGCAAAAGCTGACAGAACGAATAGAAGGTCAGATTAAGGAATTGAATTCCTGGTCAAAAAAAGCTCACGCCGAATCCACGAAAAAGGAAGGGGTAAAGGAGTACTACCGAGTTAAAGCAAAGCGCATGGATGCCCAAGTAAAATCAAAACAAAAGCGGCTTGAAAAGGAGCTGGAGAAGAATAAGGTGGAACCTGTTGAAGGCGAGCACTCCGTTTATTTTTCCCTTCAATCCAACAGTAAGGTCGGCAAACGGTTTCTCGAAGTGAAGGGTTTGGCGAAAGCATATGGAAAGCGGACATTGTTTAAGGATGTGCATTTTACCATTAAACACGGCGAAAGAGTAGCTCTAACAGGTCCAAATGGATCCGGCAAAACGACTCTTTTGAAAATGATTGTTGGTAGTGAGCAAGGAATTGGCGAGATATGGGTATCTCCTACAGCTAAGATTGGCTATTTATCGCAGGAGGTTTTTGATCTTCCCCTTGAACAGACACCCTCACAGCTTTTTCATCGCGAGACGTTTGCAGAACGAGGCAATGTACAAACTTTAATGAAGCAGTTAGGTTTTATTGCGTCTCAATGGAGGGAACCAATCGGCTCGATGAGTATGGGCGAGCGCGTTAAATGCAAGCTGATGGCATATATATTAGAGGATAAAGATGTGCTTTTACTAGATGAACCAACCAACCATCTGGACCTTGCATCCCGTGAGCAGCTGGAGGAAACACTGGCACAATATAATGGAACATTAATTGTTGTTTCACATGACCGCTATTTCCTGGAGAAAACGACAACAAGCTCGCTTTTAATCACGAATAATGGAGTTCGCAAACAATGGCAATCACCTGCTGCAGCTAGAGATGATGTGGAAGAACTGCGGCTGAAGCTTGAAACAGAAAGGCAGGAAATACTAGGAAGGTTAAGTTTCATGATGCCGCATGATAAGGAATATTCTAAGCTTGATGCGGAATTCAACGAGCTAACGAAAAAGCTGAAAGAGCTGTCATAA
- a CDS encoding YciI family protein, whose protein sequence is MQFVVTAYDGTDEQALERRMFARKEHLSSVEMRFKEGKHLYGAALLDDHGKMIGSMMVVEYPTREAVDEWLKVEPYVTGNVWQKIDVKPCMVAGTFMELYK, encoded by the coding sequence ATGCAATTTGTTGTTACGGCATATGATGGTACGGATGAGCAGGCATTGGAACGGAGAATGTTTGCAAGAAAAGAGCATTTAAGTTCCGTAGAAATGCGGTTTAAGGAAGGAAAGCATTTATATGGTGCAGCCTTATTGGATGATCACGGAAAAATGATTGGTTCGATGATGGTCGTTGAATATCCGACAAGAGAAGCTGTTGACGAATGGTTAAAGGTAGAACCCTATGTAACAGGCAATGTGTGGCAAAAAATTGATGTTAAGCCATGTATGGTGGCAGGGACGTTTATGGAATTGTATAAATAA
- a CDS encoding GNAT family protein has product MCLKHKDFPLLATDRLHLRKITKEDAADIYRYLSDKAVMKYYGMEPFQSVEETVEEIDWYSKIHMQQTGIRWGITLKGEDKVIGSCGFLNWEKRHFRSEVGFELHQQYWGQGLVSEALHAVVDYGFDQMKLVRIQALVEPPNRQSQRVLEKNNFLQEGLLRSYEYSCGKMDDLYMYSLLKTDFKS; this is encoded by the coding sequence ATGTGCCTCAAGCATAAAGATTTCCCACTGCTTGCAACAGATCGCTTACATTTAAGAAAAATAACGAAGGAAGATGCAGCAGATATTTATCGTTATCTTTCTGACAAAGCTGTAATGAAATATTATGGAATGGAGCCTTTTCAGTCAGTGGAGGAAACAGTCGAGGAGATCGATTGGTATAGCAAAATCCACATGCAGCAGACTGGAATAAGATGGGGCATTACATTAAAAGGCGAAGACAAAGTAATTGGCAGCTGCGGTTTTTTAAATTGGGAGAAGCGCCATTTTCGCTCAGAAGTTGGCTTTGAGCTTCATCAACAGTATTGGGGACAAGGACTTGTCAGTGAGGCTCTTCACGCTGTCGTTGATTATGGCTTTGACCAAATGAAACTAGTGCGGATTCAAGCACTTGTAGAGCCTCCAAACCGCCAATCACAAAGAGTGCTGGAAAAGAATAACTTTTTACAGGAGGGACTGTTAAGAAGCTATGAATACAGCTGCGGAAAAATGGATGATCTTTATATGTATTCCCTATTAAAGACTGATTTTAAGAGCTAA
- a CDS encoding DUF3231 family protein, whose translation MTKLNKPPLTSAEQGNLWNFYIANTMSHCMFQPFLTNVEDKRIKAIIKDSDVLSQRIINRVTILFQADNIPLPVGFSAEKDVNLSAPRLFSDEFYLEYIDMMYKLGIIFYSITLPNTSRLDIRQFIVEIMRDAATLSNQVTELMHEMGIHVRPPNIPAMDAAEMVQRQSFFNGFFGDKRPLTGIEISQLFANIQFNTMKTVLLLGFSQVAKSEDISNYFIRGKHINIKQNSVFSNVLKSEDLPLTMPSQFNITTSQTAPYSEKLMLFHISNLSSAKLRNFGDSIAVSPRHDLGSIYLRLMVETSNYAEDGGNLLIEHNWMDKPPHNIDRNLLAKKQK comes from the coding sequence ATGACGAAACTTAACAAACCACCGCTAACAAGTGCTGAACAGGGAAATTTATGGAACTTTTATATAGCAAACACGATGTCTCACTGTATGTTCCAGCCTTTTTTAACAAATGTGGAGGATAAAAGAATCAAGGCAATTATTAAAGACAGTGATGTTTTAAGCCAAAGAATCATTAATCGTGTTACCATTTTATTCCAAGCAGATAATATCCCTCTTCCTGTCGGTTTTTCAGCAGAAAAAGATGTAAATCTTTCCGCACCACGGCTGTTTTCTGATGAGTTTTATCTTGAGTACATAGACATGATGTATAAGTTGGGAATTATCTTTTACAGCATTACCTTGCCTAATACATCAAGATTAGATATACGTCAATTTATTGTCGAAATCATGAGGGACGCTGCTACTCTTTCCAATCAGGTGACAGAGTTAATGCACGAAATGGGGATTCATGTGCGGCCTCCGAATATACCTGCGATGGATGCTGCTGAAATGGTTCAACGGCAAAGCTTTTTTAATGGCTTTTTTGGTGATAAAAGGCCATTAACAGGTATTGAAATTTCACAATTATTTGCTAATATCCAGTTCAACACGATGAAAACCGTGCTGCTGCTCGGTTTCAGCCAAGTCGCAAAATCAGAGGATATCAGCAACTATTTTATAAGAGGCAAGCATATAAATATTAAACAAAATTCCGTATTTTCCAATGTACTAAAGTCAGAAGACTTGCCATTGACAATGCCAAGTCAATTTAATATCACCACATCCCAAACAGCGCCCTACTCTGAAAAACTGATGCTTTTTCATATCAGCAATCTGTCTTCTGCAAAATTACGAAATTTTGGTGATTCTATTGCAGTTAGTCCGCGCCATGACCTTGGTTCTATCTATCTTCGGCTAATGGTGGAAACTTCAAACTATGCAGAGGACGGCGGAAATCTATTAATCGAGCACAATTGGATGGACAAGCCACCGCATAACATCGACCGTAATTTACTTGCAAAAAAACAAAAATAA
- a CDS encoding RtcB family protein, whose translation MIEVQGRFNSAKVFTDKVEETALSQIQELCDQDFTEGTKIRIMPDTHAGAGCTIGTTMTITDKIVPNLVGVA comes from the coding sequence ATGATTGAAGTGCAAGGGAGATTTAACAGCGCCAAAGTTTTTACAGATAAAGTCGAAGAAACAGCATTGTCGCAAATTCAAGAGCTTTGCGATCAGGACTTTACAGAAGGAACCAAAATCCGGATTATGCCTGATACTCATGCAGGCGCAGGCTGTACAATCGGAACAACGATGACTATAACAGATAAAATTGTTCCAAACTTAGTCGGGGTTGCTTGA
- a CDS encoding RtcB family protein — protein MEVAVINKNKTEVNFDKLDEIIRKHIPSGFATRESSQFHPYSKKIDFRNVVAPFNLKRAKSSVGTLGGGNHFVELNELDDKIVIVIHSGSRNLGKVIAEHYQNLAYNELLSLQEERQTLINELKAEGREREIEEALKSLKSPFIKKDLAYLQGKSFDHYMNDMKIAQHYALLNRKAMAEEIVSRMGWEIADSFTTIHNYIDMEQMILRKGAISAKKGEKVIIPINMRDGSLIAIGKGNAEWNESAPHGAGRLMSRTKAKEMVSLTEFQDSMKEVWTTSVNESTLDESPMAYKPMEDIIRHSVDTIEIMKVIKPLYNFKAN, from the coding sequence ATGGAAGTTGCCGTTATAAATAAAAATAAAACAGAAGTTAATTTCGATAAGCTCGATGAAATAATCCGCAAACATATTCCAAGCGGCTTTGCCACAAGGGAAAGCAGTCAATTCCATCCGTATTCCAAAAAAATTGATTTTCGTAATGTGGTCGCGCCTTTTAACTTGAAAAGAGCTAAATCATCAGTTGGAACTTTAGGTGGAGGTAACCATTTTGTTGAGTTGAACGAATTAGACGATAAAATTGTGATTGTCATCCACTCTGGTTCAAGAAATTTAGGCAAGGTAATTGCAGAGCATTATCAAAACTTAGCATATAATGAGCTGTTAAGTTTGCAGGAAGAACGCCAAACGCTGATTAATGAATTGAAAGCAGAAGGCAGGGAAAGGGAAATTGAAGAAGCGTTAAAAAGCCTTAAAAGTCCTTTCATTAAAAAGGATCTTGCTTATCTTCAAGGAAAAAGCTTTGATCATTATATGAATGATATGAAAATCGCGCAGCATTATGCACTTTTGAATCGTAAAGCAATGGCAGAAGAAATTGTCTCCCGTATGGGCTGGGAAATAGCGGACAGCTTTACAACGATTCACAATTATATTGATATGGAACAAATGATTCTCAGAAAAGGGGCAATCTCTGCCAAAAAAGGGGAAAAAGTAATCATTCCAATCAATATGCGTGATGGCAGCTTAATTGCAATCGGTAAAGGTAATGCAGAATGGAATGAATCGGCTCCTCATGGTGCAGGCAGATTAATGTCAAGAACGAAAGCAAAAGAGATGGTGTCATTGACAGAATTCCAGGATTCAATGAAGGAAGTATGGACGACTTCTGTTAATGAAAGCACATTAGATGAGAGCCCGATGGCATACAAGCCAATGGAGGATATTATTAGACATAGTGTTGATACCATTGAAATTATGAAGGTTATTAAGCCTTTGTATAATTTTAAGGCCAATTAA
- a CDS encoding YkuS family protein — translation MARIGVEQSLTNISEALREQGHEVIDLKQESDAQNCDCCVVSGIDSNVMGMQDTQIQGSVIEANGLSADEVCQQVAQRTNK, via the coding sequence ATGGCAAGAATTGGTGTAGAACAATCACTAACAAATATTTCAGAGGCTCTCCGTGAACAAGGGCATGAGGTGATTGATTTAAAGCAAGAGTCTGATGCACAAAACTGTGATTGCTGTGTTGTCTCAGGAATTGATTCTAACGTAATGGGCATGCAGGACACACAAATACAAGGCTCTGTTATTGAGGCAAACGGCCTTTCTGCTGATGAAGTATGTCAGCAAGTAGCACAAAGAACAAACAAATAA
- a CDS encoding GNAT family N-acetyltransferase has product MNKPIVELFRQKHQAEVVDLILTIQQTEYNIPITKEDQPDLLMIETFYQRGKGNFWVARSEEKVVGTIALLDIGNSQAALRKMFVHKDYRGAGYNTARLLLENALAWAKEVDILEVYLGTTPQFLAAHRFYEKNQFTSIELAELPKAFPLMEVDKKFYKYKVEEHAI; this is encoded by the coding sequence TTGAACAAACCAATTGTGGAACTATTTCGGCAAAAGCATCAAGCTGAAGTGGTTGACTTGATATTAACGATTCAGCAAACAGAATATAATATCCCTATTACAAAAGAAGACCAGCCTGATTTATTGATGATAGAAACATTTTATCAAAGAGGAAAAGGCAACTTTTGGGTTGCTCGTAGTGAGGAGAAGGTAGTTGGTACCATTGCTTTACTTGATATCGGCAACAGCCAAGCTGCCTTAAGAAAAATGTTCGTGCATAAAGATTATCGCGGCGCAGGCTATAATACAGCGAGACTTTTGTTGGAAAATGCCCTTGCTTGGGCAAAGGAAGTCGATATTTTAGAAGTTTACCTTGGCACTACGCCTCAGTTTTTAGCAGCTCATCGCTTTTATGAGAAAAACCAGTTTACAAGTATTGAGCTGGCCGAACTGCCTAAGGCCTTTCCGCTTATGGAGGTTGATAAGAAGTTTTATAAGTATAAGGTAGAAGAGCACGCAATATAA
- a CDS encoding EamA family transporter gives MMTRNRGLFFVITGAAFWGVGGTVAQKLFQTYQIDVNWLVVVRLLLSGLMLLLLTAFSKKRSQIIAVWKSPQSAFRLIAFSLFGMLAVQYTYMAAINHGNAAVATLLQYLAPIMIMIYYLLTKKARLSKLDGYSAALALGGCFLLLTNGSFSELSVPVQAVVWGVLSGIAAAFYTLSAGRLLEKFDSMVIVGWAMIIGGLCLNTLEPVWKTAPAELPSAAIGYLLFVIVFGTMIAFWFYIKSLESLLPKESSLLGSIEPLAAVLTTVFWLNMPFGLFQWLGAACIIGVILLLSAFKRQNAQSVQL, from the coding sequence ATAATGACTAGAAATAGAGGTTTGTTTTTTGTAATTACAGGTGCTGCTTTTTGGGGAGTCGGCGGCACAGTTGCCCAGAAGCTCTTTCAAACCTATCAAATCGATGTAAATTGGCTAGTTGTCGTAAGGCTGCTGCTTTCTGGCTTAATGCTGCTTTTGCTGACAGCCTTTAGCAAAAAGCGCAGTCAAATTATTGCTGTTTGGAAGAGTCCTCAATCCGCTTTCCGATTGATTGCCTTTTCCCTTTTTGGGATGCTGGCCGTTCAGTATACTTATATGGCAGCCATCAATCATGGCAATGCAGCTGTTGCTACGTTGCTGCAGTATTTAGCACCAATCATGATTATGATATATTATCTTTTAACCAAAAAAGCGCGGCTGTCTAAACTAGACGGATATTCTGCCGCACTTGCATTAGGCGGCTGCTTTCTTCTGCTGACAAATGGTTCTTTTTCCGAGCTTTCTGTTCCTGTTCAAGCTGTTGTATGGGGTGTGCTTTCTGGAATAGCGGCTGCTTTTTATACTTTAAGTGCTGGACGCTTGCTGGAAAAGTTTGATTCTATGGTAATTGTCGGCTGGGCGATGATAATCGGGGGACTTTGCTTAAATACGTTAGAACCTGTGTGGAAGACAGCACCTGCTGAACTGCCTAGTGCAGCCATTGGTTATTTATTGTTTGTGATTGTGTTTGGCACAATGATAGCCTTTTGGTTTTATATAAAAAGTTTAGAGTCACTATTGCCGAAAGAATCCAGCTTGTTAGGCAGCATTGAGCCGCTTGCGGCTGTGTTGACGACGGTCTTTTGGCTCAACATGCCATTTGGCTTATTTCAATGGCTTGGCGCAGCCTGCATTATCGGTGTCATTCTGCTTCTATCTGCTTTTAAACGGCAGAACGCTCAATCTGTCCAACTATAA